The genomic stretch CGCGGCGGGTTTTCGGCGCCATCGCGCATCAGCGCAATCGCGCGCAGGGCATCCTCAACCAGCACCACCGGCTGCAAGGTGCGGTGACCGTGATCCATGCGGATCTTGCGCCGGACCTCACCCGTTTCGGAGAGCACGAGCAGTTCGGCAAACTTGCCCGCAAGCTCGTGATATACCGGCACCCCGACTTCACCGTTGTCAAAGAACACCGGCCCACCTTTCACCAGGGTGCTCAGGTTGATGAAGGGCGACGTCACCAGGCGCGTGGCCGGCAACCAGCTGCGGCCAAGATCGGGCGAGCGCATCAGGTTGATGTGGCTGGTCGCCCACCCGCCCATGGTCACGCTGACATAGATCACCCACAGTTCGCCGTGCGGGGTCACAAACGCCACCGGATTGCCCATCTTGCGCACCAGCAGCCCGGTATCGGCCGTCGTCTGTTCCGGCGAGGCAATGGCGTGCTGTTCGCCCCAGGCCTGCGCGCCCGTCTCGCGGTAGGCTGCAAAGATCTTGACGTCGGTGCTGCCCTCGCGCTCCCCACCGAACCACACCGAGAACAGGCGGCCGTCGGGCAGCGCCGCAATCGACGCTGCATGCACCCGGGGCGGCGTTGCAGCATTCACGAGCGCGCTGCGCAGATAGGGCTCGGCCTCAGCGCCGGCATGCACGGACGGCGGCACGAAGCCGGGGGCGGCCGTACCGGAAAAACCCGGCCAGGCCACCCAGGCCGTGAGCAGGCAGATCAGCCCCCCGCCTAACCAGCGTCCTGCGTTCATTGCGCCCCCACCCTGAGCAGAAAGACCTGCGACAACGTGTCGGGACGCTTCGCCGGATTGAGAAAACGTGCATTGAGACGGGTCACCCGAAAGTCGGGATTGCTTGCCAGCACTTCGACGTGCAGCCCGGCCGCCTCAACCGCGTCGCGGCCCTTGTCCGAGGTGTAAAGCACAACCGGCGTCGTCATCGCCTGCAGCTGTGCAAGCGTCAGGGTCGGAGTCAGACGTGCGGTGGTGAAGTCGAAGCTGCCCGCCCGCCCGAGATCGTCGAGGTAGAACACCGATTCGGGATCGAGGGCAAGCTGTCCGACCGCTTCACCCAGCACGGTACCGGCCTGATAGCGCAGCAGATGCGGATAGAAGTTCCACGCCAGCAGGAAGTTGAACACCACCGCAGCGGCCACCGATGCCAGCACCACGCGCGCACCGCCCGTGCGACTCAGGCTCAGCGCCACGCCGGCGACCAGCAGCACGCCGCCAGCGGCCATCACGCCGGGATCCTGCAACGGAAAAACCCAGCCGTTGAGGACTGCTGCAAGAAGCACAAGCACCGCGACGGCAAGGCACTGGATCGCCCACACGCCGCGCGTTGCCGGCCGTTCGACCCGTGGCGCAAGCCAGACGGCGAGCACGATGGAGAACAGCGGCAGCAGGATATTGAGGTAATGCGGCAACTTGAACTGCGAGGCGGAAATGATCGCGAACAGCACGACGATCGTTCCCAGGGTGAGCATTTCCTCGCCCGCCTGCGGACGCAGTCTGCCGCGCAGCACGCGCGCGCCCTGCGACCATAACGCGATAAGCGTCAGAAACGACCACGGCAGGAAGGCCCACAGAAAAGTGTGGAAGAAGAACAGCGGGTCCTCGGCGCCGGCATTGCCGAAACGTTCGCCCGCCAGCCGCTCGAAGTTCTGCGACCACAGGATGAAGCGCACCCCGTCGGTCCCGAACTGCTGGTAGTAGGCAAACAGCACCGGGGCGGCAAAGACCAGCACGATCAGCGGCAGAGCCAGCCAGCGCGGATCGAACAGACGCGCCCAGTCGCGCCGGTAGAGCAGGTGAAGAAAGACGGCAATGCCCGGCATTGCCACCCCGATCATGCCCTTGGTCGAAAAGCCGAGCGCGAGCCCCAGCCCTGCCAGCACCAGGTTGCGCCAGCGCCCACCCGCCACAAACTCGGCCAGCTGCCAGATCGCGAACACGATCGATCCGGTCAGCAGCGCATCCATGCGGACATCGTTGTTGGCGAGAATGAACGCGATTGCGCTGGCGAGAATCAGGCCCGCCAGGCGACCGACCTCGGCCGAGTGCAGCAGACGTCCGAGACGGACCGTGGAATACACCGCCAGCAGCGAAAACAGCAGCGACGGCAGCTTGTAGGCAAAGGTGCTGACACCGAAAACCTTGAACGACAGGGCCGCCAGCCAGAACAGCAGATGCGGTTTGTCGAGGTAGTCGTGGCCCTGGGTGATCAGGCGCAACCAGTCGCCCGACAGGTGCATGTGCAGGGCAATACCGGCGTGATGCGCCGAATCATTGTTCATCAGCGGGACCATGGCCCCGCCGACATACACCACGAGCAACAGCAGATAGCAGAGCAGCGTGCTGCGTGCGTCCAGCCGCACGCTCAGACTCCGTAGTAGCCGCGGTACCACTCGATGAAGCGGCCGACACCATCGCTCACGCTGGTGGCCGGCACAAAGCCCGTCCACGCATTCAGCTCGGACGTGTCGGCGTAGGTCGCGGGCACGTCACCGTCCTGCAAGGGCATGAAGTTCTTCTCGGCCTTGCGCCCGAGGGCCTTCTCGATGGCCTCGACGAAGGCCATCAGCTCGACCGGATTGTTGTTGCCGATATTGAACACACGGAAAGGCGCATTGCTGCGGCTGGGATCGGGCTGGTCGGCATTGAAGCCAGCATCGGGCTCGGCCACATGGTCGAGCGTGCGCAGCACGCCTTCGACGATGTCGTCCACGAAGGTGAAGTCGCGCTTCATCTTGCCGTGGTTGAAGACGTCAATCGGCCGCCCTTCGAGAATCGCCTTGGTGAACAGGAACAGCGCCATGTCCGGCCGTCCCCAAGGTCCATAGACGGTGAAGAAGCGCAGCCCGGTGGTGGGCAGACCGTAGAGATGGCTGTAGGTATGCGCCATCAGTTCATTGGCCTTCTTGGTCGCGGCATACATGCTGACCGGGTGATCGACGCTGTCGTGCTCGGAGAAGGGCATGCGGGTGTTGCCACCGTACACGCTGGAGCTCGACGCATACACGAGGTGTTTCACCTTGCTGTAGCGGCAGCCTTCGAGGATGTTCATGAAGCCCACGATGTTGCTGTCGATATAGGCATGCGGATTCTCAAGCGAGTAGCGCACCCCGGCCTGGGCCGCTAGGTGGATGACGCGGTCGAACTTCTCCTCGGCAAACAGACGCTCCATGCCAGCACGGTCGGCGACGTCCATCTTCACGAAACGGAACGCGGGATGCGGCGTCAGCCGCGCCAGCCGGCTCTCTTTCAGGCTCGGGTCGTAATAGTCGTTGAGGTTGTCCAGCCCGACCACTTCATCGCCACGGGCGAGCAGGCGTTCGGAGGTGTGCATGCCGATAAAGCCGGCAGCGCCGGTGACGAGAATTTTCATGATGGCGATGAAATGGATGACAGGAATGCGCGGATTATCTCATGAGCGACATGACGATTGCCCTTCGATCATGTCACGCCCTTATACTTTCCCCGTCTCATCATTTCCGGCCACGATGCTGCATCGCCTGCCCTACTCCCTGCTGTGGTTGCTTGCCCTTCCCCTCGTCCTGCTCCGCCTGCTGTGGCGCGCGCGCAAGCAGCCCGCCTACCTCCGCCACGTGAGGGAACGCTTCGGCAGCTACGGCGTTCGCGCACCGGGCCCGACAATCTGGGTTCACGCGGTATCGGTCGGCGAAACACGGGCCGCCGAACCCTTGCTCCGCGCCCTGCTGGCACGCTGGCCCGAGCACACCATCGTGCTCACGCACATGACCCCGACCGGACGCGCAACCTCGAAGGCGCTGTTTGCAGACGAAGCCCGGGTGCTGCGCGTCTATCTGCCCTACGACCTCGGCTTCTTCGTTGGGCGCTTTCTGCGCCACTTTCATCCGGCCTTCGGCGTGATCATGGAAACCGAGCTTTGGCCCAACCTGCTTGCCGTCTGCCAGCAACGCAGGATTCCGGTGCTGCTCGCCAACGCCCGCCTGTCCCCCCGCTCTGCAAGTCGCTATGCCCGCTTCCCGTCACTGACCGGGCTCACCCTCGGCGCCCTGAGCGCCATCGGCGCCCAGACGGCCGCCGATGCGGCACGCCTGTCCGGGCTCGGCGCGCGCCGCGTCAGCATTACCGGCAACATCAAGTTCGACATGACGCCGCCCGAGGAAGCCCCCGCGCTGGCCCACATCTTTCGCACCCGTTGCGGCACGCGGCCGATCCTGCTTGCCGCGAGCACCCGCGACGGTGAGGAGACCCTGTTGCTGAACGCCTTCGCCCGTCTCGCGCCGCCCGAGCTCCTGCTGGTGATCGTGCCTCGCCACCCGCAGCGCTTCGATGAGGTCGGCGCACTCGTGCAGTCGCGCGGTCTGAAGCTGCAGCGGCGCAGCGACAATGCCCCTGTGGACAGAGATACCCGGGTCTGGCTCGGTGACTCGATGGGCGAAATGTTTGCCTACTACACCGTTGCGGATGTCGCGCTGATCGGCGGCAGCTGGCTGCCCCTCGGCGGACAGAACCTCATCGAAGCCTGCGCGGTGGGCACGCCGGTGCTGGTCGGCCCGCATACCTTCAATTTCGAACAGGTTGCACAGCAGGCGATCGAACATGGTGGCGCAGCACGGCTGGAAACGCTCGAGCAGGGCGTGCGCAACGCACTTGAGCTGATCGCCGATACCGACCGGCGCAACGAGATGTCACGGGCGGGGCTCGATTTTGCCGCCATCAACCGCGGCGCAACCGCGCGCACGGTAGACCTGCTGGCGGAAATAACGGCCTGAGTCGCCGCCCTGCAGGAAAGGCAGGCGGGCAGGACTCAGTCCATGCCCCATTTCTGCAGACGGTAGCGTAGCTGACGCAAGGTCATGCCGAGCTGGCGCGCCGCAGCAGAGCGGTTCCAGCGGTTTTCGTCGAGCGCACGCAAGACATTGATGCGCTCGTCGTCGGAGTCGGCCACATCGTCGTCTTCGCCCGTGTCCAGGTCGAGCCCCGTCTGCGTCAGCCCCTCGCACTGCTGCAGATCGAGATCGGCAGCAGTGATCTGGTCGGATTCGCACAGCGCACAGGCACGCTCGAGCAGGTTTTCCAGCTCGCGCACATTACCCGGAAAGCTGTGTCGG from Parazoarcus communis encodes the following:
- a CDS encoding sialidase family protein: MNAGRWLGGGLICLLTAWVAWPGFSGTAAPGFVPPSVHAGAEAEPYLRSALVNAATPPRVHAASIAALPDGRLFSVWFGGEREGSTDVKIFAAYRETGAQAWGEQHAIASPEQTTADTGLLVRKMGNPVAFVTPHGELWVIYVSVTMGGWATSHINLMRSPDLGRSWLPATRLVTSPFINLSTLVKGGPVFFDNGEVGVPVYHELAGKFAELLVLSETGEVRRKIRMDHGHRTLQPVVLVEDALRAIALMRDGAENPPRAWRSETADGGRSWSAPQLTDLPNPNSALAALRLDDGRLIAVANDTEDERLRLSLLVSEDGGAHWRAIHRFEDRQAQLGQDLTLEQFRPVLAGDLAALGPGPTPAEVAANAEQALCRHGDTCNWQYDYPYLIRADDGEFHLVYTWNRSFVRHLSFNRAWLESKL
- a CDS encoding ArnT family glycosyltransferase, giving the protein MRLDARSTLLCYLLLLVVYVGGAMVPLMNNDSAHHAGIALHMHLSGDWLRLITQGHDYLDKPHLLFWLAALSFKVFGVSTFAYKLPSLLFSLLAVYSTVRLGRLLHSAEVGRLAGLILASAIAFILANNDVRMDALLTGSIVFAIWQLAEFVAGGRWRNLVLAGLGLALGFSTKGMIGVAMPGIAVFLHLLYRRDWARLFDPRWLALPLIVLVFAAPVLFAYYQQFGTDGVRFILWSQNFERLAGERFGNAGAEDPLFFFHTFLWAFLPWSFLTLIALWSQGARVLRGRLRPQAGEEMLTLGTIVVLFAIISASQFKLPHYLNILLPLFSIVLAVWLAPRVERPATRGVWAIQCLAVAVLVLLAAVLNGWVFPLQDPGVMAAGGVLLVAGVALSLSRTGGARVVLASVAAAVVFNFLLAWNFYPHLLRYQAGTVLGEAVGQLALDPESVFYLDDLGRAGSFDFTTARLTPTLTLAQLQAMTTPVVLYTSDKGRDAVEAAGLHVEVLASNPDFRVTRLNARFLNPAKRPDTLSQVFLLRVGAQ
- a CDS encoding NAD-dependent epimerase; translation: MKILVTGAAGFIGMHTSERLLARGDEVVGLDNLNDYYDPSLKESRLARLTPHPAFRFVKMDVADRAGMERLFAEEKFDRVIHLAAQAGVRYSLENPHAYIDSNIVGFMNILEGCRYSKVKHLVYASSSSVYGGNTRMPFSEHDSVDHPVSMYAATKKANELMAHTYSHLYGLPTTGLRFFTVYGPWGRPDMALFLFTKAILEGRPIDVFNHGKMKRDFTFVDDIVEGVLRTLDHVAEPDAGFNADQPDPSRSNAPFRVFNIGNNNPVELMAFVEAIEKALGRKAEKNFMPLQDGDVPATYADTSELNAWTGFVPATSVSDGVGRFIEWYRGYYGV
- the waaA gene encoding lipid IV(A) 3-deoxy-D-manno-octulosonic acid transferase, with amino-acid sequence MLHRLPYSLLWLLALPLVLLRLLWRARKQPAYLRHVRERFGSYGVRAPGPTIWVHAVSVGETRAAEPLLRALLARWPEHTIVLTHMTPTGRATSKALFADEARVLRVYLPYDLGFFVGRFLRHFHPAFGVIMETELWPNLLAVCQQRRIPVLLANARLSPRSASRYARFPSLTGLTLGALSAIGAQTAADAARLSGLGARRVSITGNIKFDMTPPEEAPALAHIFRTRCGTRPILLAASTRDGEETLLLNAFARLAPPELLLVIVPRHPQRFDEVGALVQSRGLKLQRRSDNAPVDRDTRVWLGDSMGEMFAYYTVADVALIGGSWLPLGGQNLIEACAVGTPVLVGPHTFNFEQVAQQAIEHGGAARLETLEQGVRNALELIADTDRRNEMSRAGLDFAAINRGATARTVDLLAEITA